A single genomic interval of Spirosoma linguale DSM 74 harbors:
- a CDS encoding glucose-6-phosphate 1-dehydrogenase (KEGG: gme:Gmet_2619 glucose-6-phosphate 1- dehydrogenase~TIGRFAM: glucose-6-phosphate 1-dehydrogenase~PFAM: glucose-6-phosphate dehydrogenase): protein MIPATNQRPPATILFIFGGSGDLNLRKLTPALYNLYLDNYLSDRFSVVGLGRSDYSDESFRERLLEGVQSFSRRKNGPDDIWASFSKTITYLQMDAADDGAYAKLSEYVSAKEEEWGVQANIVFYLAVAPQLVPGIATNLGKLPLCCEKSRVRIVVEKPFGHDLKTAQELNNLLGGLFAEEQIYRIDHYLGKETVQNILALRFANSLFEPIWNRRYVAYIQITASETVGLEGRGGYYEGSGALRDMIQNHLLQVLCMVATEAPISFEANEVRNKTVDVLNAIRRIKPEQVNEVAVRGQYGPGQKDGKSTPGYREEEGVKPDSKTETFAAVKLFVDNWRWEDVPFYLRTGKSLPEKATVITIQFKPAPYYAFPEEATNGWQSNRLTIGIQPGMDIRLRFQAKRPGQTLAIDPVEMVFSYKDAYEGQEPEAYETLLLDVMTGDATLFMRADQVEAAWKVVTPILEAWEAETPDFPNYEPGSWGPEAAAQLVEKDGFSWMMK from the coding sequence ATGATTCCAGCTACTAATCAGCGTCCACCGGCTACCATCCTGTTTATCTTTGGGGGAAGCGGTGATTTGAACCTTCGCAAACTGACTCCGGCGCTCTACAATTTATACCTCGATAACTACCTTTCCGATCGTTTTTCGGTGGTTGGGTTAGGGCGAAGCGACTATTCGGATGAGTCGTTTCGGGAGCGGTTACTCGAAGGAGTTCAATCATTTTCGCGCCGTAAAAATGGCCCTGACGATATCTGGGCCTCGTTTTCCAAAACGATTACGTATTTGCAGATGGACGCTGCCGATGACGGGGCCTATGCAAAATTAAGCGAATATGTGTCGGCAAAAGAGGAGGAATGGGGTGTACAGGCAAATATTGTTTTCTATCTCGCCGTAGCCCCCCAGCTCGTGCCGGGTATTGCCACTAACCTCGGCAAACTACCCCTGTGCTGTGAAAAATCCAGGGTTCGGATCGTGGTCGAAAAACCGTTTGGACACGACCTCAAAACGGCTCAGGAACTCAACAACCTGCTGGGTGGCTTGTTTGCCGAAGAACAGATTTACCGAATCGACCATTACCTGGGCAAAGAAACGGTGCAGAATATTCTGGCCCTTCGATTTGCTAACTCCCTGTTCGAGCCCATCTGGAATCGCCGGTATGTTGCTTATATTCAGATAACCGCTTCCGAAACCGTTGGGCTGGAAGGACGGGGTGGCTACTACGAAGGGTCGGGTGCCTTACGCGACATGATCCAGAACCACCTGCTTCAGGTGCTGTGCATGGTGGCTACCGAAGCGCCTATTTCTTTTGAAGCTAACGAAGTACGGAACAAAACCGTCGACGTACTGAACGCCATTCGCCGGATAAAGCCCGAGCAGGTGAACGAAGTTGCCGTTCGGGGGCAGTACGGTCCCGGCCAGAAAGATGGCAAGTCGACGCCGGGCTATCGGGAAGAGGAAGGCGTGAAGCCGGATTCTAAAACGGAGACATTTGCCGCCGTGAAGCTATTTGTCGACAACTGGCGTTGGGAAGATGTGCCGTTTTACCTGCGTACGGGTAAGTCGCTTCCCGAAAAAGCCACCGTTATCACAATTCAGTTCAAACCCGCTCCATACTACGCCTTTCCCGAAGAAGCAACGAACGGCTGGCAGTCTAACCGACTGACTATCGGCATTCAGCCCGGTATGGACATCCGGTTGCGGTTTCAGGCCAAACGGCCCGGTCAAACGCTTGCCATCGACCCTGTTGAGATGGTATTCAGCTACAAAGATGCTTACGAAGGACAGGAGCCGGAAGCCTACGAAACCCTGCTGCTGGACGTTATGACCGGCGATGCCACGCTGTTTATGCGCGCCGATCAGGTGGAGGCCGCCTGGAAAGTCGTGACGCCGATTCTGGAAGCCTGGGAAGCCGAAACGCCCGATTTTCCGAATTACGAACCCGGTTCGTGGGGCCCTGAAGCCGCTGCGCAACTCGTTGAGAAAGACGGCTTTTCCTGGATGATGAAATAA
- a CDS encoding fumarate hydratase, class II (TIGRFAM: fumarate hydratase, class II~PFAM: fumarate lyase; Fumarase C-like~KEGG: apj:APJL_1792 fumarate hydratase), whose product MEYRIEKDTMGQVQVPANVYWGAQTQRSIENFKIAQDINKMPREIIRAFAYLKKAAALTNLDAGVLPKEKSDLIGQACDEILDGKLDDQFPLVVWQTGSGTQSNMNVNEVIAYRGHVLQGGQLSDEKKFLHPNDDVNKSQSSNDTFPTAMHIAAYKILLDVTIPGITKLRDTLAAKSKQFMNIVKIGRTHFMDATPLTVGQEFSGYVSQLDHGLRAINNSLAHLSELALGGTAVGTGINTPPNYSENVAKHIASVTGLPFITAENKFEALAAHDAIVEAHGALKTVAASLMKIGNDIRMLSSGPRAGIGELHIPDNEPGSSIMPGKVNPTQCEAMTMVAAQVMGNDVAINIGGMNGHFELNVFKPVMIYNFLHSARLIGDVCVSFNDKCAEGIEPIEANIKKHVDSSLMLVTALNTKIGYYKAAEIAQTAHKNGSTLKETALQLGYLTEDEFNEWVKPEDMVGEIK is encoded by the coding sequence ATGGAATACCGCATCGAGAAAGACACGATGGGCCAGGTACAGGTACCGGCCAACGTTTACTGGGGCGCTCAAACCCAACGCTCCATCGAGAATTTTAAAATTGCTCAGGACATCAATAAAATGCCCCGCGAGATTATCCGGGCCTTTGCGTACCTCAAAAAAGCGGCAGCCCTAACGAACCTGGATGCGGGCGTGTTGCCGAAAGAGAAAAGTGACCTTATCGGTCAGGCGTGCGACGAAATTCTGGACGGTAAACTCGATGATCAATTTCCGCTGGTGGTTTGGCAAACGGGTTCGGGTACGCAGTCGAACATGAACGTCAACGAAGTAATCGCCTACCGCGGACACGTATTACAAGGTGGTCAGCTGAGCGACGAGAAGAAGTTTCTGCATCCCAACGATGATGTCAACAAGTCGCAGTCGTCGAACGATACGTTTCCGACGGCCATGCATATCGCGGCCTACAAAATTCTGCTCGACGTGACGATTCCCGGTATCACCAAACTACGCGACACGCTGGCGGCCAAGTCGAAGCAGTTCATGAACATCGTGAAAATTGGCCGGACGCACTTCATGGATGCCACACCGCTGACGGTAGGGCAGGAGTTCTCGGGCTATGTATCGCAACTCGACCACGGTTTGCGGGCCATCAACAACTCGCTGGCTCACCTGAGCGAACTGGCGCTGGGCGGAACGGCCGTTGGTACGGGCATTAACACGCCCCCCAACTATTCTGAAAACGTGGCGAAGCACATTGCCAGCGTAACGGGCCTGCCATTCATTACGGCCGAAAACAAGTTTGAGGCTCTGGCGGCTCACGATGCCATTGTGGAAGCTCACGGTGCTCTTAAAACCGTAGCGGCCAGTTTGATGAAAATCGGTAACGACATTCGGATGCTGTCGAGCGGCCCGCGGGCGGGTATCGGCGAACTGCACATTCCCGACAACGAGCCGGGTTCGTCGATCATGCCGGGTAAAGTGAACCCAACGCAGTGCGAAGCCATGACGATGGTAGCCGCTCAGGTAATGGGCAACGATGTTGCCATCAACATTGGCGGTATGAACGGGCATTTTGAGCTGAACGTGTTCAAGCCGGTCATGATCTACAACTTCCTGCATTCGGCCCGGCTAATTGGCGACGTGTGTGTATCGTTCAACGACAAGTGTGCCGAAGGTATCGAACCCATCGAAGCCAACATCAAAAAGCACGTCGATTCGTCGCTGATGCTGGTTACGGCCCTGAATACAAAAATCGGATATTACAAAGCCGCCGAAATCGCGCAGACCGCTCACAAAAACGGCTCTACGCTGAAAGAAACGGCGCTACAACTCGGCTATCTAACCGAAGACGAGTTTAACGAATGGGTAAAACCCGAAGATATGGTAGGCGAAATCAAATAG
- a CDS encoding sugar-phosphate isomerase, RpiB/LacA/LacB family (KEGG: mca:MCA0043 ribose 5-phosphate isomerase B~TIGRFAM: sugar-phosphate isomerase, RpiB/LacA/LacB family; ribose 5-phosphate isomerase B~PFAM: Ribose/galactose isomerase) has translation MKIAIGSDHAGFRYKEAIRQYLTNLGHEVIDKGTYAETPSVDYPVYIRPVAEAVAAGDVDRGIVLGGSGNGEAIMANRIKGVRCGLCWNEESARLCRQHNDANVMSIGERMMSEETALNLVQIWLDTPFEGGRHLARIQQLDQ, from the coding sequence ATGAAAATTGCCATAGGCTCCGACCACGCTGGTTTCCGTTATAAAGAAGCCATCCGACAATATCTCACCAACCTCGGGCACGAGGTTATTGACAAAGGCACGTATGCCGAAACGCCATCTGTCGATTACCCTGTTTATATCCGGCCTGTGGCAGAAGCCGTAGCTGCCGGTGATGTTGACCGGGGCATTGTGCTGGGAGGTTCGGGCAACGGAGAAGCCATCATGGCGAACCGAATTAAAGGGGTTCGCTGCGGTCTTTGCTGGAATGAAGAATCGGCCCGCCTGTGTCGCCAGCATAACGACGCTAACGTCATGTCGATCGGCGAACGCATGATGAGCGAAGAAACCGCCCTCAACTTAGTCCAGATTTGGCTCGATACGCCATTCGAAGGCGGTCGTCACCTCGCCCGGATTCAGCAACTTGATCAATAA
- a CDS encoding Cupin 2 conserved barrel domain protein (PFAM: Cupin 2 conserved barrel domain protein~KEGG: asu:Asuc_1470 cupin 2 domain-containing protein), with protein MTNQLAALFVDDTNLPWESVADGVKRKIMTYDDNLMMVKVAFETGGIGAAHSHFHTQMSYVASGAFTITIGEEVRVVRAGDAYYIPPNVWHGAVCEEAGVLVDVFTPMREDFI; from the coding sequence ATGACCAACCAACTCGCTGCCCTTTTCGTCGATGATACTAACCTGCCCTGGGAGTCGGTGGCCGACGGTGTGAAACGTAAAATCATGACCTACGATGACAATCTGATGATGGTTAAAGTGGCGTTTGAAACGGGTGGTATTGGGGCGGCTCATAGCCATTTCCATACTCAGATGAGCTACGTGGCCAGCGGGGCGTTTACCATCACGATCGGCGAGGAGGTTCGGGTTGTACGGGCGGGAGATGCCTACTACATCCCCCCCAATGTATGGCACGGGGCCGTATGCGAAGAAGCGGGCGTGCTGGTCGATGTGTTTACCCCCATGCGTGAAGATTTCATTTAA
- a CDS encoding conserved hypothetical protein (PFAM: conserved hypothetical protein~KEGG: ajs:Ajs_0568 hypothetical protein) codes for MNSYLYKLVVNQQHQANQLTMQVSIPQIMTALGGDSVVKRRVETTFDLIDLVNEGLPMQSVKFLQDNLGFSNRLMSHLLAISESTYQRRIRAKSSLTKDETEKVISLSELYAKGIDILGSPEKFHYWLDSPNYALGNRKPIDLLNSTVGRQEAMEILFRIQYGIYS; via the coding sequence ATGAATTCTTATCTTTATAAGCTAGTTGTCAATCAACAGCACCAGGCTAATCAACTGACCATGCAAGTAAGCATTCCACAAATAATGACTGCTTTAGGTGGAGACTCCGTTGTGAAACGACGAGTAGAGACCACGTTTGATCTGATTGACCTCGTTAATGAAGGTCTCCCCATGCAATCGGTCAAATTCTTACAGGATAATCTTGGCTTCTCAAATCGATTAATGAGCCATTTATTGGCCATTTCTGAAAGTACATATCAGCGTCGCATACGGGCGAAATCGTCATTAACGAAGGATGAAACAGAAAAAGTAATTTCCCTTTCTGAACTATATGCCAAAGGCATTGACATATTAGGTAGTCCAGAAAAATTCCATTACTGGCTGGACAGCCCAAATTATGCACTTGGAAACCGTAAGCCCATTGATTTACTAAACTCAACAGTCGGTCGACAGGAAGCTATGGAAATCTTATTTCGAATTCAATACGGCATTTATTCTTAG
- a CDS encoding transcriptional regulator, MarR family (PFAM: regulatory protein MarR~SMART: regulatory protein MarR~KEGG: gur:Gura_1130 MarR family transcriptional regulator): METQLMNDYYRLIKNIHQTDGFIFNYFGQKLAPFDLSVQQYITLRRLSEVYPNSLTAGELKEKMTDINSDMTRLTDRLVAKNLIVREVDPTNRRKVNLRLTDESFRFVETVAVEFKNFESIVSHLTDDEVRVMNTLLEKIRNR, from the coding sequence ATGGAAACGCAATTAATGAATGACTACTATCGGCTAATCAAGAACATTCACCAGACGGACGGCTTTATATTCAACTATTTTGGACAAAAGCTAGCCCCCTTCGATTTGTCGGTTCAGCAATACATCACTTTACGCCGTCTTTCAGAAGTCTATCCCAACAGTTTGACAGCAGGGGAGTTGAAAGAAAAAATGACGGATATAAACTCGGATATGACCCGACTCACCGACCGGCTGGTTGCCAAAAACCTAATCGTTCGGGAAGTAGACCCCACCAACCGCCGGAAGGTCAACCTACGACTCACGGACGAATCATTTCGCTTCGTAGAAACCGTGGCGGTCGAGTTCAAGAATTTTGAATCAATTGTCAGCCATTTGACTGACGATGAAGTACGCGTTATGAATACACTCCTGGAAAAAATTAGAAATCGGTAA
- a CDS encoding ABC transporter related protein (PFAM: ABC transporter related; ABC transporter transmembrane region~SMART: AAA ATPase~KEGG: bpt:Bpet2952 putative ABC-transporter membrane-spanning ATP-binding component) — translation MPILWTYLKPYRWLAVLALTLAGIAQILALVDPIIFGKLIDEYATHPGKKTDSEKVNGVLWLLAVAVGVAVLSNITKAFQEYFTRLVVQKFGTDIFNDGLKQTLRLSYQEFGDQSSGATLSILQKVRTDTEKFINSFVNVLFSSLVGVGFLIWYAVTKHWALVPVFLTGVLLLGGLTGALSTQIKTTQRSINRETALLSGVITESLRNIELIKSLGLTFPEIRRLKVQTGRIFDLEMFKVKRVRLLSFWQSTTLNILKQSVLFTLLWLIFRNILSTGELISMQFISVAIFNPLQDLGNIILAYREAEAGLHSFDKLMQKPIERNPDSPVVVGPLERLRFEEVIFRHKGVGQNAIDGVTFEAALGDTIAFVGPSGSGKSTMVKLLVGLYRPVDGEIYYNDISTKDIRFNPMRRQIGFVTQDTHLFAGTIRENLLFVKPDATEAEMLDALHKAACDHLLARSENGLDTQIGEGGLKMSGGEKQRLSIARALVRHPRLLIFDEATSALDSLTEEEITDTVRSVSALNEQITILIAHRLSTILHANTIFVLEKGKIVETGSHDALVAQKGLYYAMWRQQIGERKTSLLPLDA, via the coding sequence ATGCCCATTCTCTGGACGTACCTTAAACCGTATCGCTGGCTGGCCGTGCTGGCACTGACACTAGCGGGTATCGCCCAGATACTAGCCCTGGTCGACCCCATTATCTTCGGGAAACTCATCGACGAATATGCCACCCATCCGGGCAAAAAAACGGACTCCGAGAAAGTAAATGGCGTTTTATGGCTACTGGCTGTAGCCGTTGGGGTGGCTGTTCTGTCCAACATAACCAAAGCCTTTCAGGAATATTTCACCCGCCTGGTTGTTCAGAAGTTTGGCACCGATATTTTCAATGACGGCCTTAAGCAAACCCTTCGGCTATCGTATCAGGAGTTTGGCGATCAAAGCAGCGGAGCTACCCTGTCTATCCTGCAAAAGGTCCGCACCGACACTGAGAAGTTCATCAACTCGTTCGTGAATGTCCTGTTTTCATCGCTGGTAGGCGTGGGTTTTCTGATCTGGTATGCTGTAACGAAACACTGGGCGCTGGTGCCGGTCTTTTTAACCGGCGTGCTGCTGCTGGGCGGGCTAACGGGGGCGCTGAGTACCCAGATTAAAACGACCCAACGTTCTATCAACCGCGAAACGGCCCTGCTGTCGGGGGTTATTACAGAGTCCCTGCGCAACATCGAACTCATCAAAAGCCTGGGGCTGACATTTCCCGAAATCCGGCGGTTGAAGGTGCAGACCGGACGAATTTTCGACCTCGAAATGTTCAAGGTAAAGCGGGTTCGGCTCCTCTCCTTCTGGCAAAGCACCACCCTGAACATCCTCAAACAGTCTGTGCTATTTACACTGCTCTGGCTTATTTTCCGAAATATTCTAAGCACTGGCGAACTGATTTCCATGCAGTTCATTTCTGTGGCTATTTTCAACCCCTTGCAGGATTTGGGCAACATCATTCTGGCTTACCGGGAAGCCGAAGCCGGGCTGCATAGTTTCGACAAGCTGATGCAAAAGCCCATCGAACGAAATCCGGATTCGCCGGTTGTGGTGGGGCCGCTGGAACGGCTACGCTTCGAAGAGGTGATTTTTCGGCATAAAGGAGTTGGCCAGAATGCCATTGATGGCGTCACGTTCGAAGCTGCTCTGGGCGACACCATTGCCTTTGTGGGCCCGTCGGGCTCCGGTAAATCGACCATGGTAAAACTACTGGTCGGACTTTACCGGCCCGTCGATGGGGAAATCTATTACAACGACATATCTACCAAAGACATTCGGTTCAATCCCATGCGCCGTCAGATTGGTTTCGTTACGCAGGACACGCACCTGTTTGCCGGGACCATCCGCGAAAACCTGCTGTTCGTAAAACCCGACGCTACGGAAGCCGAAATGCTCGACGCCCTCCACAAAGCCGCCTGCGATCACCTGCTGGCCCGGTCCGAAAACGGCCTCGATACGCAAATTGGCGAAGGCGGACTAAAGATGTCGGGGGGCGAAAAACAACGGCTTTCCATCGCCCGTGCGCTGGTCAGGCATCCTCGGTTGTTGATTTTTGACGAAGCGACCTCAGCCCTGGACTCGCTCACGGAAGAAGAGATCACGGATACTGTTCGCTCGGTATCGGCCCTGAACGAGCAGATCACCATTCTGATTGCGCACCGCCTTTCGACCATCCTTCATGCCAACACTATATTTGTGCTGGAGAAGGGAAAAATTGTTGAAACGGGTAGTCATGATGCACTGGTTGCGCAAAAGGGTCTATATTACGCTATGTGGCGTCAACAGATCGGTGAACGCAAAACAAGTTTGCTACCCCTTGACGCCTGA
- a CDS encoding outer membrane efflux protein (PFAM: outer membrane efflux protein~KEGG: sat:SYN_02462 type I secretion outer membrane protein) has translation MKTYVIGAGLWLLSLGLTNAQSTPSVLPLNQAVQRALQNNKGIKLADTRTQAAEARAQEAKDRSLPQANASLAYSRYSLTGPFSFGEGSDGKALLTIPAGAFNATIGGATISKEVFGGFAEKSAELSANLLARASQLDAQRNRSELVYTVTEAYYNIVKLIRSTSVIEQNIKQFDEREREAQNLQKEGVVTANEVLKIQLQRNNLQLSRLQVEKARQTALYNFNLLIGLPDDQVITVDTTLANPVATAEPLANFLGQALQSRPEVQANSLRVQSAEAMLRNTKSAMYPHLGVSLGYNYINPSARLIPEANSFVSAWNVGAGLSYNIGSLYNMKGKLNTAKTAIDQASIQSDQQADQIRSEVVTAYNNYQLALEQQNVIRTAVGQAQENYRLTESRFRNGLVGSTDLLEADSFLLQAQLNVINATVDAQLAYQRLLKATGHNL, from the coding sequence ATGAAAACGTACGTAATAGGGGCTGGCCTGTGGTTGTTGAGTCTGGGGTTAACAAACGCCCAGTCGACACCCTCGGTGCTGCCACTGAATCAGGCTGTTCAACGGGCCTTACAAAACAACAAGGGTATCAAACTGGCTGACACTCGCACACAGGCAGCCGAAGCCCGCGCGCAGGAAGCGAAAGATCGTAGTTTGCCACAGGCCAATGCCTCCCTGGCGTATTCGCGCTATAGCCTGACTGGCCCCTTTTCATTCGGAGAGGGTAGTGATGGAAAAGCATTACTAACAATTCCGGCGGGGGCTTTCAATGCAACCATTGGGGGCGCAACGATCAGCAAAGAGGTTTTTGGCGGTTTCGCCGAGAAGTCGGCTGAATTGTCGGCGAATTTACTGGCCAGAGCCAGCCAACTGGATGCCCAGCGCAACCGTTCCGAACTGGTCTACACCGTTACGGAAGCGTATTATAACATCGTCAAGCTGATCCGCTCCACCAGCGTTATCGAGCAGAATATTAAACAGTTCGATGAGCGTGAACGTGAAGCCCAGAATCTCCAAAAAGAGGGTGTAGTGACGGCCAACGAAGTGCTGAAAATCCAGTTGCAGCGCAACAACCTGCAATTGAGCCGCCTACAGGTTGAAAAAGCCCGCCAAACGGCCCTGTATAACTTCAACCTGCTCATCGGCCTACCCGACGATCAGGTCATTACGGTCGATACCACGCTGGCGAATCCGGTGGCAACAGCCGAACCGCTGGCCAACTTCCTCGGCCAGGCATTACAGAGCCGTCCGGAAGTACAGGCGAATTCACTGCGTGTGCAATCAGCAGAAGCCATGCTTCGCAATACCAAAAGTGCTATGTATCCTCATCTGGGCGTATCGCTTGGCTACAATTACATTAATCCATCGGCCCGACTTATTCCCGAAGCCAATTCGTTCGTAAGTGCCTGGAATGTTGGGGCGGGGTTGTCTTATAACATCGGTTCGCTTTACAACATGAAAGGCAAGCTGAATACGGCAAAAACAGCCATTGATCAGGCGTCGATTCAGAGTGATCAACAAGCTGACCAGATCCGGTCGGAGGTCGTTACGGCCTACAACAACTACCAATTGGCTCTGGAACAGCAGAATGTTATCCGCACCGCCGTCGGACAGGCGCAGGAAAACTACCGCCTGACGGAATCACGCTTCCGGAATGGACTGGTTGGTTCAACCGACCTGCTCGAAGCGGACAGCTTCCTGCTCCAGGCTCAACTCAATGTTATCAATGCCACCGTGGATGCACAATTGGCGTATCAGCGTCTGCTCAAAGCTACGGGCCACAACCTATAA
- a CDS encoding 6-phosphogluconolactonase (TIGRFAM: 6-phosphogluconolactonase~PFAM: glucosamine/galactosamine-6-phosphate isomerase~KEGG: gme:Gmet_2618 6-phosphogluconolactonase), whose amino-acid sequence MQLIIKKNPADLAKAAADFIVKRIKDTLKKQDRFTIALSGGSTPKALHELLAKSPYVDQIPWLQLHVFWGDERYVPIDDEQSNAGMAYDTLLGHVYTPEEQIHVWRTDLEPDAAAADYDRILHEYFGESGPSFDLVLLGMGDDGHTLSLFPGTEVVHEKTAWTKAYFLTQQNMFRLTLTAPITNRASCVAFLVAGPKKAEPLKEVLEGAYNPDKYPSQVIKPVDGELVWLVDEKAAALLQN is encoded by the coding sequence ATGCAACTGATTATTAAGAAGAACCCGGCCGATCTGGCGAAAGCTGCGGCTGATTTCATTGTCAAACGCATCAAAGATACCCTGAAGAAACAGGATCGGTTTACGATTGCGTTGTCGGGCGGGAGTACGCCTAAAGCCCTGCACGAATTGCTCGCGAAGTCGCCTTATGTAGACCAGATTCCGTGGCTGCAACTGCATGTTTTCTGGGGTGATGAACGCTACGTGCCCATCGACGATGAGCAAAGTAATGCCGGTATGGCTTACGATACGCTGCTGGGGCATGTGTACACCCCGGAAGAGCAGATTCACGTCTGGCGTACCGACCTCGAACCCGATGCCGCAGCAGCCGACTACGACCGGATTCTGCACGAGTATTTTGGAGAAAGCGGCCCCTCGTTCGACCTTGTTCTGCTTGGCATGGGCGATGATGGACACACGCTTTCTCTGTTTCCCGGCACCGAGGTAGTCCATGAAAAAACGGCTTGGACCAAAGCATATTTCCTGACGCAGCAAAATATGTTTCGGCTGACCCTGACCGCTCCCATTACCAACCGGGCTTCCTGCGTAGCCTTTCTGGTGGCGGGTCCTAAAAAAGCGGAGCCGCTGAAAGAAGTACTCGAAGGGGCGTATAATCCGGATAAATATCCATCGCAGGTAATCAAGCCAGTAGATGGTGAACTGGTCTGGCTCGTCGATGAAAAGGCGGCTGCACTTCTGCAGAATTAA